A part of Cannabis sativa cultivar Pink pepper isolate KNU-18-1 chromosome 6, ASM2916894v1, whole genome shotgun sequence genomic DNA contains:
- the LOC115694826 gene encoding uncharacterized protein LOC115694826, whose protein sequence is MSFVGMGTKIEFAINLLGSLPNSKRFTVHGVDDWDYFQNSGANVKYSKSELEEMIQNSMDKNNLDSIKKTMQMHEDIFKHQVRELHRLYSVQKMLMDELKKEIRQAKLWDPMSRPGISHSQLINWQQSATKQAPGASFHIHSLRDELNSRECSGSCSGDPMRVSRGFDLERPAEEDISTGVSAIGENPRGLNSNIVLKSGKEDDSEVELTLSIGSSQSKKKSNSMTLKDIKELDSSASFKSDRGAECSDPTTPMSSSSATFDQERKQPHWLFHGLKLK, encoded by the exons ATGAGCTTCGTAG GTATGGGAACCAAAATTGAATTTGCCATCAATCTTTTAGGAAGCTTACCAAATAGCAAGCGCTTTACTGTGCATGGTGTGGATGATTGGGACTATTTCCAGAACAGTGGGGCAAACGTGAAGTATTCAAAAAGCGAGTTGGAGGAAATGATTCAAAACTCCATGGACAAGAACAATTTGGATTCCATCAAGAAGACAATGCAGATGCATGAAGATATCTTTAAGCACCAG GTAAGAGAACTGCACCGGCTGTATAGCGTTCAGAAAATGCTAATGGATGAGCTAAAGAAAGAAATTAGGCAAGCCAAACTTTGGGATCCTATGAGTAGACCAGGTATCAGCCACTCTCAGTTAATTAACTGGCAACAATCAGCAACCAAACAAGCTCCTGGAGCTAGCTTCCATATTCATAGTTTGAGAGATGAACTAAACTCTAGAGAGTGTAGTGGTAGTTGTTCTGGAGATCCCATGAGAGTCTCGAGGGGATTTGATCTCGAAAGGCCTGCAGAGGAAGACATCTCTACAGGAGTCAGCGCTATCGGTGAAAATCCCAGAGGTCTAAACTCTAACATTGTCCTCAAGAGTGGCAAGGAAGACGATAGCGAAGTTGAGCTAACACTAAGCATCGGAAGTAGCCAAAGTAAGAAGAAATCAAATTCCATGACCCTCAAGGACATTAAAGAACTTGATTCATCTGCTTCATTTAAATCGGATAGGGGAGCAGAATGCAGTGATCCCACCACTCCAATGAGCAGTTCCAGTGCAACATTTGACCAAGAAAGAAAGCAGCCACATTGGCTTTTCCATGGTTTAAAGCTCAAATAG